In uncultured Ilyobacter sp., a genomic segment contains:
- the ruvB gene encoding Holliday junction branch migration DNA helicase RuvB: MDRVLSAGEFENEVDIQKSLRPKRFDEYIGQDNLKQKMSIFIEAARRRGEAVDHVLLYGPPGLGKTTLAGVIATEMGVNLKITSGPVLDKAGDLAAILTSLEENDILFIDEIHRLNTSVEEILYPAMEDRELDIIIGKGPSARSIRIELPNFTLIGATTRAGLLSSPLRDRFGVVHRMDYYKSEELIKIILRGGNILGVDVKLDGAEEIALRSRGTPRISNRLLKRVRDYAEIRGDGVVTKPLAKEAMSLLGIDSYGLDELDREILGAVIENYGGGPVGIETLSLVLGEDRKTLEEVYEPYLVKIGFIKRTHRGRVVTQKAYEHLNIKEKNQK, encoded by the coding sequence ATGGACAGAGTGTTATCTGCCGGAGAATTTGAAAATGAGGTCGATATTCAAAAGAGTTTGAGACCAAAGAGATTTGATGAATATATAGGACAAGATAACCTCAAACAAAAGATGTCTATTTTTATAGAGGCTGCAAGGAGAAGAGGAGAAGCTGTAGATCATGTGCTGCTTTACGGACCTCCGGGTCTTGGTAAGACAACCTTGGCTGGAGTAATAGCTACAGAGATGGGAGTAAACCTTAAGATAACTTCTGGACCTGTGCTAGACAAGGCAGGAGACTTGGCTGCAATACTGACATCCTTAGAGGAAAACGATATATTATTTATAGATGAAATCCACAGGCTGAACACCTCTGTAGAAGAGATACTTTATCCAGCCATGGAGGACAGGGAGCTTGACATAATAATAGGAAAGGGACCCTCTGCACGTTCTATAAGGATAGAACTTCCTAATTTTACTCTTATAGGGGCCACCACAAGAGCCGGACTTCTGAGCTCTCCTTTGAGGGACAGGTTCGGAGTGGTTCACAGGATGGATTACTATAAAAGTGAGGAACTTATAAAAATAATATTAAGAGGTGGAAATATATTAGGAGTTGACGTAAAGTTAGATGGAGCCGAAGAGATAGCCCTCAGAAGCAGGGGAACTCCTAGAATATCTAACAGACTTCTAAAAAGAGTAAGAGACTATGCCGAGATAAGAGGAGACGGTGTTGTAACAAAACCTCTTGCTAAAGAAGCCATGAGTTTACTTGGAATTGATTCTTACGGATTAGATGAGCTTGACAGGGAGATACTAGGTGCAGTAATTGAAAATTACGGCGGAGGCCCTGTGGGGATAGAGACTCTGTCCCTTGTGTTAGGAGAGGACAGAAAAACCCTTGAAGAGGTCTATGAGCCCTACCTTGTGAAGATAGGGTTTATAAAAAGAACCCACAGAGGAAGAGTGGTAACTCAAAAAGCCTATGAACACTTAAATATAAAGGAGAAAAATCAAAAATGA
- the rsfS gene encoding ribosome silencing factor yields the protein MTGKLQTVVDAIESKKAKDILVLDFQGKSSLCDYAVICTGSSNRNIQAITDEVDKKIRESGEIRLGIEGYDESKWVLVDLDDIVVHIMDEETRDFYKLEVLWNEAKEILKR from the coding sequence ATGACCGGGAAGTTACAAACAGTAGTTGATGCAATAGAGAGTAAAAAAGCAAAGGATATATTAGTCCTTGATTTTCAAGGAAAGAGTTCGCTATGTGACTATGCTGTCATATGCACTGGAAGTTCTAACAGAAATATACAGGCAATAACTGATGAAGTGGACAAAAAAATCAGAGAGTCAGGGGAGATTCGACTGGGTATAGAGGGATACGACGAGTCTAAGTGGGTTCTAGTGGACCTTGACGACATAGTGGTTCATATTATGGATGAAGAAACCAGGGATTTTTATAAGCTTGAAGTCCTATGGAATGAAGCGAAGGAGATATTAAAGAGATAA
- a CDS encoding glycine betaine ABC transporter substrate-binding protein, translating into MIKLVRNILLVAAIVVFAACGKKEAEVETIVIGHKNYTEARVLGQLFAVMIEDNTGYNTDVRELGGTQIAYEALKTGDISLYPEYSGTVYGALLGESGMKDPDEVYNHVKEKLKENDNLDFLNPLGYNNTYTLAVRPETAEKYNLKTFSDIAENAGELVIGATMEFLEREDGMLGLKKTYPGMEFKDEKGLDGGLRYTAIKDGKTDVADAFSTDGKLITYNLVILEDDKNFFPPYYVAPLLNGEFAASHPEVVEALEKLAGQISEDEMQQLNYRADEEGLPARVVAEEFLKEKGLIK; encoded by the coding sequence ATGATTAAATTAGTAAGGAATATTTTGCTTGTGGCTGCGATAGTTGTATTTGCTGCTTGTGGTAAAAAAGAGGCCGAGGTAGAGACAATTGTTATAGGGCATAAGAACTATACTGAGGCAAGGGTGCTAGGTCAGCTTTTCGCAGTTATGATCGAGGACAACACTGGTTATAACACCGATGTAAGAGAGCTTGGGGGGACACAGATTGCATATGAAGCCTTGAAAACTGGGGATATAAGTCTTTATCCTGAGTATAGTGGAACAGTATACGGAGCACTTTTAGGTGAGAGTGGAATGAAGGACCCAGATGAGGTATATAACCATGTAAAGGAAAAACTAAAAGAGAACGACAACTTAGATTTTCTAAATCCATTAGGTTACAACAACACTTACACTTTGGCAGTAAGACCTGAAACTGCTGAGAAATATAATTTGAAAACTTTTTCTGATATAGCAGAAAATGCAGGAGAACTTGTAATAGGAGCTACAATGGAATTCCTTGAAAGAGAAGATGGTATGCTAGGGCTTAAAAAAACTTATCCTGGTATGGAGTTCAAAGATGAAAAAGGTCTTGACGGAGGACTTCGTTATACAGCTATAAAAGATGGTAAAACTGATGTTGCAGATGCTTTCTCTACAGACGGAAAGCTGATCACATATAACCTTGTTATATTAGAAGATGACAAGAATTTCTTCCCACCTTATTATGTTGCACCACTTTTAAATGGAGAATTTGCCGCCAGTCATCCTGAGGTTGTAGAAGCTCTTGAAAAACTAGCGGGTCAGATCAGTGAAGACGAGATGCAACAGTTAAATTACAGAGCTGATGAAGAAGGACTTCCTGCTAGAGTAGTTGCAGAGGAATTTTTGAAAGAAAAAGGACTTATAAAATAA
- a CDS encoding 16S rRNA (uracil(1498)-N(3))-methyltransferase, whose translation MISVFVEKENISENIVKITEKSDVNHLKNVFRMKEGDKLRVVDGEYEYFCTVVILEKKEITAEINEKKSDEYSSAIKIDAALGILKNDKMDLVIQKLTEIGINKIIPTITKRTIVKLKEKKSKWDTVSKEALKQCQGVRLMEISEPRKLSEIEFSDYDLVLLPYECAENTRIKDVLNKSEKTPEKILYLIGPEGGFSEEEVAYLQENNAKVVTLGKRILRAETAAIVVGGVLINDLE comes from the coding sequence ATGATAAGTGTTTTTGTAGAAAAGGAAAATATATCTGAAAATATTGTAAAAATAACAGAAAAATCCGATGTAAATCATCTTAAAAATGTTTTTAGGATGAAAGAGGGCGATAAGCTGAGGGTTGTAGACGGAGAGTATGAGTATTTTTGTACTGTAGTTATTTTAGAAAAAAAAGAGATTACAGCTGAAATAAATGAGAAAAAAAGTGATGAATATTCTTCTGCAATAAAAATAGATGCAGCCTTGGGAATTTTAAAAAATGACAAGATGGATCTAGTTATACAGAAATTGACAGAGATAGGTATAAATAAAATAATCCCAACTATTACTAAGAGAACCATAGTAAAACTTAAGGAAAAGAAGAGTAAATGGGATACAGTTTCAAAGGAGGCCTTGAAACAGTGTCAAGGGGTCAGGTTAATGGAGATAAGTGAACCTCGAAAGCTTTCAGAGATAGAATTTTCTGATTATGATTTGGTACTTCTTCCTTATGAATGTGCTGAAAACACGAGGATAAAGGATGTTTTGAATAAGTCTGAAAAGACTCCAGAGAAAATTTTATACCTTATAGGACCTGAAGGGGGCTTTTCAGAAGAAGAGGTAGCCTATCTTCAAGAAAATAACGCAAAGGTGGTTACTCTGGGAAAAAGAATTCTCAGAGCGGAAACAGCGGCAATTGTAGTAGGAGGAGTTTTGATCAATGATCTCGAATAA
- a CDS encoding S1 RNA-binding domain-containing protein has protein sequence MFDNNNAYDEFEALLNDYLPDEEETGKKVKGILSQVDRNYTYLDVVGQATAVRVRTEELEGYEEGDEVEILLMGETKDGDFLIGSRRKIDMEENWEKLVKAFENKEIVKGKIIKRVKGGYVVNVLFQQAFLPNSLSEIPMKDGEKFVGSDIEVMIKDVKEDRRGKKILVSKKDIRLKEQGEFFNKLNLGDVMEVEVKNILDFGISVRVGKSNGFIHISELSWGKVDKIADIYKTGDKLQAKIISLDKEKKSLKLSVKQLTQDPWETADEKYPVGTEIEGKVTKLVSFGAFVELEEGVEGLVHLSDFTWNKKKINVSEFVKVGDVVKVKVIEMDKPAKRLKFGIKQLSENPWDTAEAKYGEGSVVKGKVVEIKPFGIFAQLEDGIDAFIHQSDFSWEKTQPKYEIGDEVELKVLSFDASEKKIKGGIKQLVKSPWDSLIENYKVGDIVDRKITSITDFGLFVEMEKGVDGMIHASQASKDFIKNLSDRFEVGEEVKAEIIEIDTTKKRVKLSIKKAEIADEKKETQELIEKYGTVGE, from the coding sequence ATGTTTGATAATAACAATGCTTACGACGAGTTTGAGGCACTACTAAACGACTACCTGCCAGATGAAGAGGAGACAGGTAAAAAAGTTAAAGGAATACTTTCTCAAGTAGACAGAAACTATACTTATCTTGATGTAGTGGGTCAAGCTACAGCTGTAAGAGTAAGAACTGAAGAGTTAGAAGGATACGAAGAGGGAGACGAAGTCGAAATTCTTCTAATGGGAGAGACAAAAGACGGAGACTTTTTAATTGGTTCTAGAAGAAAGATAGATATGGAAGAAAACTGGGAAAAACTTGTAAAAGCCTTTGAAAATAAAGAAATAGTAAAAGGTAAAATAATCAAAAGAGTAAAGGGTGGTTATGTTGTAAATGTACTATTCCAACAGGCTTTCCTTCCTAATTCACTATCTGAAATACCTATGAAGGACGGAGAGAAATTTGTAGGCAGCGATATAGAGGTAATGATCAAAGATGTAAAAGAGGACAGAAGAGGGAAGAAGATCCTGGTTTCTAAAAAAGATATTCGTCTCAAGGAACAAGGAGAGTTCTTCAACAAGCTAAACCTAGGGGATGTAATGGAAGTAGAAGTGAAAAACATTCTTGACTTCGGAATATCCGTAAGAGTAGGAAAATCAAATGGATTTATCCATATCTCAGAATTATCTTGGGGTAAAGTAGACAAGATAGCTGATATATACAAAACTGGAGACAAGCTTCAAGCTAAAATAATATCTCTAGATAAAGAAAAAAAATCATTGAAACTATCAGTAAAACAGTTAACTCAAGACCCTTGGGAAACTGCAGATGAAAAATATCCAGTTGGAACTGAAATAGAAGGGAAGGTCACTAAACTAGTATCTTTCGGAGCTTTTGTTGAATTAGAAGAGGGTGTAGAGGGGCTTGTGCATCTTTCTGACTTCACATGGAACAAAAAGAAGATAAATGTTTCTGAATTTGTAAAAGTAGGAGATGTTGTAAAAGTAAAAGTAATAGAGATGGATAAACCTGCTAAGAGACTAAAGTTTGGTATCAAGCAGCTTTCTGAAAATCCTTGGGATACAGCAGAGGCTAAATATGGAGAGGGAAGTGTTGTAAAAGGTAAAGTTGTAGAGATAAAACCTTTTGGAATATTTGCACAGCTTGAAGATGGAATAGATGCCTTTATCCACCAATCTGACTTCTCTTGGGAAAAAACTCAACCTAAATATGAAATCGGAGACGAAGTAGAACTCAAGGTACTGTCTTTTGATGCCAGTGAGAAAAAAATCAAAGGTGGAATAAAGCAACTTGTAAAAAGTCCTTGGGACAGTTTGATTGAAAATTATAAGGTCGGAGATATCGTAGACAGAAAAATAACAAGCATAACTGATTTTGGACTATTTGTGGAAATGGAAAAAGGTGTAGACGGGATGATCCATGCTTCCCAGGCATCTAAGGACTTCATAAAGAACCTCAGTGACAGATTTGAAGTGGGAGAAGAGGTAAAGGCTGAAATCATAGAAATCGATACAACTAAGAAAAGAGTAAAATTATCTATAAAAAAAGCTGAAATAGCTGATGAAAAGAAAGAAACTCAAGAACTTATCGAAAAGTACGGAACGGTAGGAGAGTAG
- a CDS encoding ABC transporter permease, with translation MNKLGFFEFLKYRSADIFKLTGQHIRITGIAVLLAVIVGVPLGIYITKNKKVSSAVLNTANVFQTLPSLALFGLIIPIMGIGFKPAIFVLFLYALLPIIKNTYIGINSIEPSIIEAGKGMGMTKAQILTMVEIPLALPIIMGGIRISTVINIGTATIAALIGAGGLGDFIFKGISMSNNNMILAGAVPTALLAISVDFVLGILENKLTPLGVKSV, from the coding sequence ATGAATAAATTAGGTTTTTTTGAATTTTTAAAATATAGAAGTGCAGATATTTTTAAGTTAACAGGGCAACACATTAGGATAACAGGAATCGCGGTTTTACTAGCAGTTATTGTAGGTGTACCTCTAGGGATCTACATAACAAAAAATAAAAAAGTTTCCTCTGCTGTTTTGAATACTGCCAATGTATTTCAGACACTGCCAAGTTTGGCGCTATTTGGTCTTATAATACCGATAATGGGGATAGGGTTTAAACCAGCTATATTTGTGCTTTTTCTCTATGCGTTACTTCCGATTATAAAAAATACTTATATAGGGATAAACAGTATAGAGCCTTCTATAATAGAGGCAGGAAAGGGAATGGGAATGACAAAGGCCCAGATACTTACAATGGTAGAGATACCTCTGGCTCTTCCTATTATAATGGGTGGTATAAGGATATCTACAGTAATTAATATCGGTACTGCAACGATAGCGGCACTTATCGGAGCAGGAGGATTGGGAGACTTTATATTTAAGGGTATATCTATGAGTAACAATAACATGATACTTGCAGGAGCTGTGCCTACGGCATTGCTGGCAATATCAGTTGATTTTGTACTTGGAATTTTAGAAAACAAACTTACTCCTCTTGGGGTAAAGAGTGTTTAA
- a CDS encoding Rrf2 family transcriptional regulator, with protein sequence MKISTRIRYGLRALVYIAEQNRDFDRLVRIKEISKDQNISVQYLEQILFKLKKENIIEGKRGPNGGYKLIGDPKQINVFRLYEILDSDVKIVDCNENTENKSCVEEKCRTACLWSRLDNALTDILKETTLEDLINNKEMM encoded by the coding sequence ATGAAAATAAGCACTAGAATCAGATACGGACTCAGAGCCTTGGTATACATTGCAGAACAAAATAGAGACTTTGACAGACTGGTAAGGATAAAGGAGATATCTAAGGATCAAAATATCTCTGTGCAGTATTTAGAGCAGATATTGTTTAAGCTAAAAAAGGAAAATATTATAGAGGGTAAAAGAGGGCCTAACGGTGGCTACAAGCTGATAGGGGACCCCAAGCAAATAAATGTATTTAGACTTTATGAGATACTTGACTCAGATGTAAAAATCGTAGACTGCAATGAAAATACTGAGAATAAAAGCTGTGTAGAGGAAAAATGCAGGACAGCATGTCTTTGGAGCAGATTAGATAATGCCCTAACTGATATTCTAAAAGAGACTACACTTGAAGACCTTATTAATAACAAAGAAATGATGTAG
- a CDS encoding DUF445 family protein, with protein sequence MLLKGILIVLIGSLIGWVTNFFAIKMLFRPHREINILGFKIQGLIPKRRTEIAESIAETIDAELISMKDITGTLDSIEIEDEIDKIVDVVVDTKLKKEIMAKFPMAGMFLNGSLMDKIKGIVKEAIEENKNEFVGIVINKLEENVDIKKMVVDKMEGFSLDYLEEMTFKIAKNELRHIEVVGAILGAIIGAVQFGVSYFL encoded by the coding sequence ATGTTACTAAAGGGAATTTTGATTGTACTGATAGGATCCTTAATAGGATGGGTTACGAATTTTTTTGCTATTAAGATGCTGTTTAGGCCTCACAGAGAGATAAATATTTTGGGGTTTAAAATACAGGGGCTGATACCTAAGAGAAGGACAGAGATTGCCGAAAGCATAGCTGAAACAATAGATGCAGAGCTTATATCTATGAAGGATATAACTGGGACACTTGATTCTATAGAGATAGAAGACGAGATAGACAAGATAGTAGATGTTGTGGTAGATACAAAACTGAAAAAAGAGATAATGGCTAAATTTCCAATGGCTGGGATGTTTTTGAACGGATCCCTTATGGATAAGATCAAAGGCATCGTTAAAGAAGCTATAGAGGAAAATAAAAATGAGTTTGTGGGAATAGTAATAAACAAGTTAGAGGAAAATGTAGACATAAAAAAAATGGTAGTGGATAAAATGGAAGGGTTTTCTCTGGATTATTTAGAGGAGATGACTTTTAAGATAGCAAAAAATGAACTGAGACATATAGAGGTTGTAGGAGCAATACTAGGAGCGATTATAGGTGCAGTTCAATTTGGAGTAAGTTATTTTTTATAG
- the mtaB gene encoding tRNA (N(6)-L-threonylcarbamoyladenosine(37)-C(2))-methylthiotransferase MtaB: MISNKKAAFCTLGCKVNQYETESIKKQLSDLGYDEVNFDDKADVYIVNSCTVTTIADRKTRNMLRRAKKNNPDSLVIATGCYAQTNAKELEAIEEIDYVIGNSDKSGIINLISNIESDKTSERVIHRNIFDAKEYEELEFSTLREMSRAYIKIQDGCNNFCSYCKIPFARGKSRSRKLESILKEAEILAEEGFKEIIIIGINLGVYGEDIPENGDFETLLDEISKVNGIERIRIGSMYPDKISDRFIALMKNNEKLMPHLHISLQSCDDEILKAMNRNYDSHLIKERLLKLKNAVNNIEYTADVIVGFPGEKEKNFGHTLSLIEEIDFSDLHIFQYSDRENTAASRLPEKVDSKTKKARAEKLEVLKEKMQKSLGEKYMGETMEVLVEETKNGNTYGYSRNYIKVEIVDYLGKVNELVEVLISGVENGRLRGGKKTK; the protein is encoded by the coding sequence ATGATCTCGAATAAAAAAGCAGCCTTTTGTACTCTAGGTTGCAAGGTAAACCAGTATGAAACGGAAAGTATAAAAAAACAGCTGTCAGATTTAGGATATGATGAAGTAAATTTTGATGATAAGGCAGATGTGTATATAGTAAACTCATGTACGGTGACTACTATTGCTGACAGAAAAACAAGAAATATGCTAAGAAGAGCAAAAAAAAACAACCCTGATTCTCTGGTAATAGCAACTGGGTGCTATGCTCAAACCAACGCAAAGGAACTTGAAGCAATAGAAGAGATAGATTATGTGATAGGAAATAGTGATAAAAGCGGGATAATAAATCTCATCAGTAATATAGAGTCGGACAAAACCTCAGAGCGTGTGATACACAGGAATATTTTTGATGCAAAAGAATATGAAGAACTTGAATTTTCAACCCTAAGAGAGATGTCTAGGGCATATATAAAGATACAAGACGGGTGTAATAATTTCTGCTCTTATTGTAAAATACCCTTTGCAAGGGGTAAAAGTAGGTCTAGAAAATTAGAGAGCATACTGAAAGAGGCTGAGATTCTCGCTGAAGAAGGGTTTAAAGAGATTATAATAATAGGGATAAACTTGGGAGTTTATGGGGAAGATATCCCTGAAAACGGAGACTTTGAAACTCTCTTAGATGAAATATCTAAAGTAAATGGAATAGAGAGAATCAGAATAGGATCTATGTATCCTGATAAAATAAGTGACAGATTTATAGCACTTATGAAAAATAATGAAAAACTCATGCCTCATTTACATATATCCCTTCAGTCGTGTGATGATGAAATTTTGAAGGCTATGAACAGGAATTACGACAGCCACCTGATAAAGGAAAGGCTTCTGAAATTGAAAAATGCCGTGAACAATATAGAATATACGGCAGACGTCATAGTTGGTTTTCCAGGAGAAAAAGAGAAAAACTTTGGGCACACTCTTTCTCTGATAGAAGAGATAGATTTTTCTGACCTTCACATATTTCAGTATTCTGACAGAGAGAACACAGCTGCTAGCAGACTCCCTGAAAAGGTGGATTCCAAAACAAAAAAAGCCAGAGCTGAAAAGCTAGAAGTTCTGAAAGAAAAGATGCAGAAGTCACTAGGGGAAAAATATATGGGAGAAACAATGGAGGTCTTGGTAGAAGAGACTAAAAATGGAAACACATATGGATATAGCAGGAATTATATAAAAGTTGAGATAGTTGATTATTTAGGCAAAGTAAATGAACTAGTTGAAGTTTTAATATCTGGAGTAGAAAACGGGAGGCTAAGAGGTGGCAAGAAGACCAAATAA
- a CDS encoding ABC transporter ATP-binding protein, translated as MIELKNVTKSFDGKNKVVDNLNLKIEKGEFVVLIGESGCGKTTTMKMINLLEKPTKGEILIDGESVKSKDVKDLRRNIGYVIQKVGLFPHMTIGENIELVPTLNKWSKEDKKDRAIELLELMDLPGEDFYDRYPSELSGGQQQRIGIARALAVNPDIILMDEPFSALDPITREKLQDEMMKLQDELGKTIVFVTHDMDEALKLADKIAVIKDGKVIQFDTPEEILKNPKDEFVEYFLGKDRMWKTPEMLLAKDIMKKKFGKIGINGSPARAIEIMKDREINTLIVVDREGESRQKPVGVVTRNMIMKNTLHSVKMKDIMESSTDFMVHENTNMVEVLNIMSKINFRSIPIVNDDNFLVGAVTPVSLLNVITEISPTIEGGEL; from the coding sequence ATGATAGAATTGAAAAATGTAACTAAAAGTTTCGATGGAAAAAATAAAGTAGTAGATAATCTTAATTTAAAAATCGAAAAGGGAGAATTTGTAGTTTTGATCGGAGAAAGTGGATGTGGTAAAACAACAACCATGAAGATGATCAACCTATTGGAAAAACCCACAAAGGGAGAAATACTGATAGACGGGGAGAGTGTAAAAAGCAAGGATGTAAAGGATCTGAGAAGAAATATAGGTTATGTTATCCAAAAGGTGGGATTGTTTCCCCACATGACTATAGGGGAGAATATAGAACTTGTACCTACCCTTAATAAGTGGTCAAAAGAGGATAAAAAAGACAGAGCGATTGAACTTCTAGAACTTATGGATCTTCCAGGAGAAGATTTTTATGACAGATATCCAAGTGAGTTAAGTGGAGGTCAACAGCAGAGAATTGGTATAGCAAGGGCTTTGGCTGTAAACCCTGACATAATTCTTATGGATGAGCCTTTTAGTGCTCTAGACCCAATAACCAGAGAAAAACTCCAAGACGAGATGATGAAGCTTCAGGATGAGTTAGGAAAGACAATTGTCTTTGTAACCCATGACATGGATGAGGCTTTGAAGCTTGCAGATAAGATAGCGGTAATCAAAGACGGAAAGGTTATTCAATTTGATACTCCAGAGGAAATTCTGAAAAATCCTAAGGATGAATTCGTAGAATACTTCCTAGGAAAAGACAGAATGTGGAAAACTCCTGAGATGCTTCTTGCAAAAGATATAATGAAGAAAAAGTTTGGTAAAATCGGAATTAACGGAAGTCCGGCAAGAGCTATCGAGATAATGAAAGACAGAGAGATAAATACTCTTATAGTAGTTGACAGAGAGGGAGAAAGCAGACAAAAGCCTGTCGGAGTAGTAACAAGAAATATGATAATGAAAAACACATTACACAGTGTGAAGATGAAAGATATAATGGAATCAAGTACTGACTTCATGGTACACGAAAATACAAACATGGTGGAAGTGCTAAACATAATGTCAAAAATAAACTTTAGATCAATACCAATAGTTAATGATGATAATTTCTTAGTTGGAGCAGTTACTCCAGTGAGTCTGCTAAATGTAATTACTGAAATATCTCCAACTATTGAGGGAGGGGAGCTGTAA
- a CDS encoding LytR C-terminal domain-containing protein, with amino-acid sequence MARRPNKNKVKFLFFICSVVLILTVTLLINVGKRNDKEFQEWDKYIIIGKENSFVVYGEKLSIKIPFEISINKNETLGDIVNTKNYEEVVRRLNEILPENVENFKVVKRKEVDLNTKHMKNIPEISMGDKRYVLTSSLNSMFLELYYEVTGGGEVQNAIVDILNANGRRGYARQAGEKLEDAFSVKYNSANYESYEQYSYVMNKDLPEDKLKEMILELDEKYFRIKEEGSLPTLANVVFVLGKEQEGLLEIDVFGDSKGTDETVTKLKKIGYKNIEANKNSSKAEESFIEYNSEDYYTGYKLSQKLGIKNMVENKELKNKINIFIK; translated from the coding sequence GTGGCAAGAAGACCAAATAAAAATAAGGTTAAATTTTTATTCTTTATCTGTTCTGTAGTTTTGATTTTAACAGTGACGCTCCTTATAAATGTGGGAAAAAGAAATGACAAGGAATTTCAGGAGTGGGATAAATATATAATAATAGGAAAAGAAAACAGTTTTGTGGTATATGGAGAAAAATTATCTATAAAAATACCATTTGAGATAAGCATCAATAAGAATGAGACCCTAGGAGATATAGTTAATACTAAAAATTATGAGGAAGTCGTAAGAAGATTAAATGAGATACTTCCTGAAAATGTTGAAAACTTTAAAGTGGTGAAGAGAAAAGAGGTAGACCTGAACACTAAGCATATGAAAAATATACCTGAGATATCAATGGGAGATAAAAGGTATGTGCTGACGTCTAGCCTGAACTCAATGTTTCTAGAGCTTTATTATGAAGTGACAGGAGGCGGAGAGGTGCAAAATGCCATAGTTGATATATTGAACGCCAATGGAAGAAGGGGTTATGCAAGACAGGCCGGGGAAAAGCTAGAAGATGCTTTCTCTGTGAAATACAACAGCGCCAACTATGAATCCTATGAGCAATACAGCTATGTTATGAATAAAGATCTTCCTGAGGACAAACTTAAAGAGATGATATTAGAGCTAGATGAGAAGTACTTTAGAATAAAGGAGGAGGGAAGTCTTCCTACCCTTGCCAACGTGGTCTTTGTACTTGGAAAAGAGCAAGAGGGACTTCTTGAGATAGATGTATTCGGAGATTCTAAAGGGACAGATGAAACAGTAACAAAGTTGAAGAAGATAGGGTATAAAAATATAGAGGCTAACAAGAATTCATCTAAGGCAGAAGAGAGTTTTATAGAGTATAACAGCGAGGATTATTATACAGGATATAAACTTTCTCAAAAGCTTGGGATAAAAAATATGGTTGAAAATAAAGAACTTAAAAATAAAATAAACATTTTCATAAAATGA